The window AGAAATAACCTGGGGATCGTAAACTTCTAACTCCGTCAGTCTCGTCACAGCTGTTGTTAAATACTTTTGCTAAAAATGTACCACTTGCAACATTTCTGCTGCTTGACTTAATCTAATTTAACATACTTAGGGAGGACTATGCCCAATGGTCGACTGCGAAAAAGCATAAACAGCTTATCATAACACTAAGGTACGAAGGTTTTGTTGTCACCTGTGTCACTCCACATCGGCTACGTCCCTGGGGCAAATACCCCCCCCAACCTCCACGAGTTGCTACCCGCCGATCGGTATAAGCTCGTGCCGGTTAACTATTTGACGGAAGATACAAATCTAGATTGCCTGCTAGTTTTTGATGAAGAGATTCCCACCCTGCACTTGCCGATCGTGGTGATCAGTGAAAAAATTATTGACCCCCAAGTTGTCCATGTTCCCCCCAACCATGTTACCAATTTACCCCATTATATTGAACAGTCCATCAGGCAATTTTTACACCGTCTCGATCGTTCCCAGGTTATCAGCGAGCAGCAGCGCAAACTAGCGGAGAAGCTAAAAGAAAGGCTAGGTTATTTAGGCGTATATTACAAACGTGACCCCAACCAATTCCTGCGAGCCATGACCCCCGACGATCGGCGCGCCTACCTGGCTAAGTTGACAGAAATCTACAAGGGGATTATTTTGGAGTACTTCAAAGAAAGCCCTGACCACCTCAATCAAAAGATCGATGAATTTACGAATATGGCATTTTTAGCAGATGTATCTGTTTCCCAAATCCTAGAAATTCACATGAATTTGATGGAACAATTGAGTAAACAACTGCGGATCGAAGGTCACAAAGATGAAATTCTGCTAGATTATAGAATTACCCTTATAGATGTGATTGCCCATCTCTGTGAAATGTATCGTCGTTCTATTCCGCCAAAGGCAGGTAACCTATGACTCCTCTCCGCAAAGCCTACGTCCTCAAACTCTATGTGGCGGGCAATACAATTAACTCCCTGCGGGCATTGAAGACCCTCAACGAAATTTTAGAGAAGGACTTCCAAGGTATTTACACCCTTAAGGTAATTGATGTCCTGAAAAACCCCCAGCTAGCAGAGGAGGATAAAATTTTGGCTACCCCCACTTTAGCGAAAGTTTTACCCCCACCTTTGCGTAAAATTATTGGGGACTTATCCGATCGTGAGAAAGTATTAGTTGGATTGGATTTACTTTACGAGGACCTACAGGAGCATGAGTAATTTCGACCAGCAGGAGCGGGGTATCAAGAAGCTGCGCACGATGATCGAGGGCTTGGATGACATCACCCACGGCGGCTTACCCATGGGTAGGGCAACGTTAGTCAGTGGTACGGCAGGTACAGGTAAGACTCTCTTGGCGCTGCAGTTTCTCCACAATGGCATTGTCCACCTCGATGAACCTGGTGTATTCGTGACTTTTGAGGAGTCCCCAGAAGACATTATTAAAAATGCCTACAGTTTTAATTGGGATTTGCCTAAATTGATCGCCCAGGGGAAGTTATTTATTCTCGATGCCTCCCCTGACCCGGAAGGGCAAGAAATTGTGGGGGAATTTGACCTGTCTGCCCTCATTGAGCGGATCCATTACGCCGTCGTGAAGTACAAAGCTAAGCGGGTAGCGATCGATTCCATTAGTGCCATTTTCCAACAGTATGACTCCATTTCCCTGGTGCGGCGGGAGATGTTTCGGTTGGTGGTAAGATTGAAATCCCTGGGGGCAACCACAGTCATGACAGCCGAACGGGTGGATGAGTACGGTCCCGTGGCACGCTTTGGTGTAGAAGAATTTGTCTCCGATAATGTGATTATTTTGCGCAATGTTTTGGAGGGAGAGAGGCGGCACAGGACAGCGGAAATTTTGAAGTTGCGAGGGACAACCCATATGAAGGGGGAATTTCCTTTTACTATGACCAACCAGGGCATCAATATCTTTCCTTTGGGCGCCATGCGCTTGACGCAAAAGTCCTCCAATGTGCGGGTTTCTTCAGGAATTAAAACCCTGGATGAGATGTGCGGTGGTGGCTACTTTAAGGACTCCATTATCTTGATTACGGGGGCAACGGGTACGGGTAAAACCCTGATGGTGACCAAATTTTTGGAGGATGGCTGTAAGAATGGGGAAAAAGCTATTTTGTTTGCCTATGAGGAGTCGCGGGCCCAACTGTCCCGTAATGCTTCTTCTTGGGGCACGGACCTGGAAAAGTTAGAAAATAGCGGTGTTCTCCGTATTATTTGCACTTACCCCGAAGCCACGGGTTTGGAAGACCACCTCCAACAAATCAAGACGGAAATTGATAATTTCAAGCCCACTAGAATAGCGATCGATTCTCTCTCGGCTTTGGCGCGGGGGGTGAGCAACAACACATTCCGTCAATTTGTGATTGGTCTAACAGGCTTTGTCAAGCAGGAAGAAATTACAGGGCTATTTACCAACACCACAGATCAATTCATGGGGTCCCATTCCATTACGGAATCCCATATTTCCACAATTACGGACACCATCATTCTCCTGCAGTATGTGGAAATTCGCGGCGAGATGTCCAGGGCAGTGAATGTGTTTAAGATGCGGGGTTCTTGGCACGACAGCCGCATTCGCGAGTATGTGATTACTGACCAGGGGGCACAGATCAAAGATTCCTTCCAGGGGTTTGAACGCATTCTCAGTGGTTCGCCCACGCGGGTGTCCATTGATGAGAAGACGGAACTATCGCGGATTATGCGGGGGGTACAGTCTGACCCTGACCTATGACCAGGATTTTCCGCAAGATAGCGGGGTTGCGCTGTTGGCGACGATCGGTAGTAGGGGATGTGGGGTTTGTCCCCACGATGGGTGCTCTCCACCCGGGGCATGGCAGTTTAATTGAGCGGGCGCGGCGGGAGAATCGCCATGTGGTGGTCAGCATTTTCGTCAACCCTATCCAGTTCGGTCCCCAGGAGGATTTCCAGCGCTATCCCCGTACTTGGGGGGAGGATGTGCAGCTCTGCGAAAGTTTGGGGGTGGATGTCATCTTTGCGCCTACGGCAGAGGAGGTAGTGCCTAGTTTTCGGGTCTTACCCCCAGGGGACATGGTGTCAGTGCTCTGTGGCAAGTATCGCCCTGGTCATTTTGAGGGTGTCTGCACGATCGTGCTCCAGCTCCTAAATATTGTCCAACCCGATCGGGTCTATTTGGGGCAGAAGGATGGGCAACAGGTGGCGATCGTGGAGCGCATGGTGCAGGAGTTCCATTTGCCTGTGCAGGTAGTGCGCTGTCCCACAGTGCGGGAGGCTTCGGGTTTAGCCTTGAGTTCTCGCAATCGCTATTTGACGGGGGCAGAACGGGAAACAGCAACTTTGCTCTCCCAAGCTCTAGCCTTGGCGGTCAGGCAATTTCAGACGGGGGAACGATCGGCGGCAGTTTTGACCGCATCTGTCCAAAGTTTCT is drawn from Pseudanabaenaceae cyanobacterium SKYG29 and contains these coding sequences:
- a CDS encoding circadian clock protein KaiA — translated: MSLHIGYVPGANTPPNLHELLPADRYKLVPVNYLTEDTNLDCLLVFDEEIPTLHLPIVVISEKIIDPQVVHVPPNHVTNLPHYIEQSIRQFLHRLDRSQVISEQQRKLAEKLKERLGYLGVYYKRDPNQFLRAMTPDDRRAYLAKLTEIYKGIILEYFKESPDHLNQKIDEFTNMAFLADVSVSQILEIHMNLMEQLSKQLRIEGHKDEILLDYRITLIDVIAHLCEMYRRSIPPKAGNL
- the kaiC gene encoding circadian clock protein KaiC; the encoded protein is MSNFDQQERGIKKLRTMIEGLDDITHGGLPMGRATLVSGTAGTGKTLLALQFLHNGIVHLDEPGVFVTFEESPEDIIKNAYSFNWDLPKLIAQGKLFILDASPDPEGQEIVGEFDLSALIERIHYAVVKYKAKRVAIDSISAIFQQYDSISLVRREMFRLVVRLKSLGATTVMTAERVDEYGPVARFGVEEFVSDNVIILRNVLEGERRHRTAEILKLRGTTHMKGEFPFTMTNQGINIFPLGAMRLTQKSSNVRVSSGIKTLDEMCGGGYFKDSIILITGATGTGKTLMVTKFLEDGCKNGEKAILFAYEESRAQLSRNASSWGTDLEKLENSGVLRIICTYPEATGLEDHLQQIKTEIDNFKPTRIAIDSLSALARGVSNNTFRQFVIGLTGFVKQEEITGLFTNTTDQFMGSHSITESHISTITDTIILLQYVEIRGEMSRAVNVFKMRGSWHDSRIREYVITDQGAQIKDSFQGFERILSGSPTRVSIDEKTELSRIMRGVQSDPDL
- the kaiB gene encoding circadian clock protein KaiB, which encodes MTPLRKAYVLKLYVAGNTINSLRALKTLNEILEKDFQGIYTLKVIDVLKNPQLAEEDKILATPTLAKVLPPPLRKIIGDLSDREKVLVGLDLLYEDLQEHE